A stretch of DNA from Macrotis lagotis isolate mMagLag1 chromosome X, bilby.v1.9.chrom.fasta, whole genome shotgun sequence:
GCATGCTAtacttttttcattgtatttttcttgagatttctcttgtcttgggggggggggagtggtttATGCTTAACTCTTACAACCTGATTATTGTTGTAATGTTTTTTATGACTGCATTTTTCTATCCtctatcaaataacttgctttcacaatgagggggagtgggatgggaggaagggagagagtttggaactcaaggttttaaaagtgaaatgtTCAAACTTGTTTGTGCTCTATATTTCCAGGTACTATTATATAGATATGATTACACTCACATACAAtatcttgaatcttttttttaatttttcctggttacatgcaaaaaaagtatttgttttcaattttatttgtagttttctagaatcaaatattttgttatatatataaaatttatattatgacACAGTtcctgcaaaaaaaattaaaaataggaacTGTGATGATGATTTCTTATTTTGACTATGAAAATGGTTTTTGGTAATTACAATTGCTTCCTTTTAAGgttctactttttcatttctcaGGGAGCCCCTTCTGATATTCTGTGAGAGTAGACCCATATAATAAGGTTTATGAGGCTCATTATTTGCATAAGCTCAGTTAGTACTCAAAATAATCTTAAGAAGCATTACTTCAGATATTATCACaatttaattgaaaagaaaattagtctCAGCAAAGTTATGTGAAATGTCCacggtcacatagctaataagggaTGGAGATGGATTAAATCTAGATCTCTTGATTTCAAGGTAAGcattctttccactctaccacaAACAGGCAACATTTAttgttcttttgtcttttctatgCTTTTCCAATGAATCAACTTAATATTTACCATTATTAAGAGCATTATTCTTTAAGGAATAAATGTTTAGCTATTGTACAAGAGCATAAATGTTGTTGGTTTGATTTTGATACCTACCTTCGTTCAAACATTCTCAAGGAGTAGAGTTTACAAGTACATCCCAAGGCAATGACAAGTAACAGTCCACAGATGAGACTCCCTATGACTGCTGCTGTTATTACTCTGGTAGGCACAATTACTGGACAATTCTCCTCATCACTACCATCACCACAGTCGTCTTGAGAATCACACACCCAGCTTTCAAACACACATCGGTTATTTTTGCAATGAAAATTTCCTGGTTggcaaaaaaagcaatttttttcatctgagcCATTAGGGCAGTGATTCTGATAGTTGCAGCGGTCAGAGCGAGGATAGCAGACACCATTTCTTGAACAAGGAAATTCCTCCTTTTGGCACATGGTACAGTTGATTTCATCCCTCCCATTTGGGCAATGCCAGTAACCATCACAACGCTGCTGCTCAGTATAACAACCCCAGTTGCCCCCACAGGGTATTTCCCAAGGCAAGCAGAAGCCATCTACTTGATAGGTAGCATTAAAACCCCTGGCAGCATTCACTTTATCAGCACAAAAATGCACTCTTATCTGCCCAGAAGAAGAAACAACTGTAAGAGGTGCATGAGAGTCAAAAGCAGTTAATACACGTAAAAGCTTGTGTGGATTTTCTTCTAATCCATCATATATTTTGACATAATCGCCATAACCAGTACCATCAAGCTTAAAGTCAGTGAAGCGCAGAATTACTTTGCGATGATCACCAGTGTCTATTAGCCAAGTGCAATTGCTTCCTGGAGGATAAAAGTCTGGATAATTGGGAGAATTAAAAGTACCATAAAAGTATTTTAACCATTGTCCACATGTCTGTACATCACAGTCTATTTCATCTCCTAGGTCAAGACAGTCAATGTTCCCATCACATTTTAAGGATTCAGGAAGACAAGTATAAACTTTGGTAAATCGAGATAAGCATTGGAATTGGTTGTAAGCACAGGGTTGAAAAGAGGAAGCTGTTGGAGAATCAGCTTCTTTGGCACAGATCTCTTCATCAGAATTGTCTCCACATTCATCCATATTATTACATTTCCAAGTTTCGGGGATGCACTTTCCATTACCACAACGAAATTGATCACATGCACAATTTGGTTCATCAGATTTTCCTGTGggagtaagaaaaaaatgtattacacaaataaaatattacttccaaagttaaaagcaaattagaatttcaaaaattataatataatttaatagtatttgaatgaaaaaacctaaaatggaTGACTTATATTCTTCACATGAGGATATTTTATggcttaatatttaataaaatgttataaaatatctGAATAAAAGGACCTTTAGGATATACTATATGTTTAAGAATTTAAACATAGGCCTTCACTAGACCAGTAATATTGGaagttttttcaattttatacagTTTTATGCAACTATCAAATATTTGCATTTTCTCGATATATTCTTTACTTCTCCCTGGAAGATACATTATAATTGATAATTCTCTCATTAGGAGTTCTTTTCCATCTTCTGAGCAACACAGGAAGTGGTCGCCTAATAGCCAAATAGACTTTCTTTGGGAAGTGATAAtcataaaattctattaaaattgaCCCTatatggtttttttaattaagcaaCTGATTCATTGGTAACACATAACAGGTAATTAATAAGTAACTCTCAATCACAACTGATACATAGTTGACAAAAAACATCTCTATCTCCTTCCTTTAACTGgaatatgtttatgtgtgtgtgtgggggggatgtGTTTGAGGATGGTATTCTCAATTCTTTCACTGATGGATGCAAAACCTCTGGGTTTGtgcagagagaagggaaagatggaTACATGTAAGAAATAGATCTGagatatttaaagataattttgacCCTGGAAGtatactaaatatatttttctgctGGGATAATATATAAAACACTCCTACTCAATCAACTCTAGCAGTTCTTTCTTCTATGATCCAATATAAATATCCATTACTTGGCTTATAAATCCTTTATGATGCCCCTCCAACTCACCTTCCCAGATTCATTATCCATTACCCTTCTTCTGATACTCTACAATCCAATCAGACTGATTTTCTCTTGATTCCTTACCTAGGATACTCTATCTCCCATCTTTGTGCTTTTATGTTTTGTGCCTTATGCATGTACTACATTCCCTTCTACCTGGACCTTACAGAATCTCTCTTTTCTATCAAGAAACAACTTAAGTTCTACTTTCTAGATTCCACCTAATACTGGTGCCCTTCCTAACTATATTacatctaattattttttaaatatttaatctgcatttatttttttccttatattgattCTTTATGTACTTAGTATATATGTCCTTCCTGTCTCCCGAATTAGACTGTGAAGTCCTTGAGAGAATTTCTGCATTCCCTATTCAAACTGCATCTTCTTCAGCTGTGTGCTCCAGTTAGTCAAATAgcctttgtctgcctcaatttttttcaactagttttgtttctttcaacTAAAGTTTTTCAACTAAGATAGCATCTACCTTGCaggattgttgagaggatcaaatgagataatatttagtacatctgactttatttgacaTCAAGTAAAATTTTCCTTGATCCCACTTTTACTTACtttcccatttcttccttccctcctccttcctttcttttgcttttcttctttccttccctacctttttctatccctccttccctctctttcctgaGCATGTAGAGCAGCTACTCTAACCTGAATCAAACACAATCCAGTCCCATAATGTCTTTGATTATTTAAATGTCCCAGATGAGAATAGAGGTTTAATGCTATCATATCTGACCTCTAACAACCTACACCTCTCTGCCAATGTCTGATTCAATCTAAGGGTATGTATGCCCCAAACAATTGTGCCAACTGTCTAAAGCTAGAATTCAATTAACCTTTAGGGGAAAGGACATAGTTAATCTTGCTGCCCTCTTATTCAAATAAAAGCAATCTCTAAAGTTGgacattatttttaaacataCCTGAAAAATATGCCAGTCTGAAACCTTTCCTAGAGATGCTGTCATCAGAATGAAATTTGATCCAGACATGGTCCTGTGAAGAAATATATGGTGGTGGAATAGTGGAGCCACAGGCTCTGTAACTTTCAACATTCTTGAAGGTTTCTATTGTCAGCCAATCCAAATTGCATCTCCTTGATCCCTGAATATCAAAATCCTGAAAACTGCAAAAAAtaagtcagaaaaaaagatatcaaaaagagcaattttaaatcaaatatttaaaactaCCTCTAAAATGCAATGGTAATTTCAACATTccataattataaatttaaaaacaggTCTCTGAAGTAacattccattcttctttcagggtaactatatatatatatatatgtatgtatatatatatatgtatgtatatatatacatatatatgtatatatatgtatgtatatatatgtatgtatatatacatacatacacacacacacacacacacataatgtatactaggattttttttcctgtagattAACCAACTGTCAATCTCAAATTACATTAAATATCAAAGATTAGGacaacaatcaattttttttaaaaagtaatgtttTGGGACAgataagtggcatagtggatagaacactgtccctAGAATccagaggacctaaattcaaatcaagtCTGAGACACTAGCTTGCTATCCTAGGTAAGTAAGTCAAtcttgattgcctcaaaaaaaaaatcatgtcttaCAAAAGCAGATATTATTAAACCTCTAAcacttttactttctttctcatttcttccttccctcccttttctatccctccttccctctctttcctgaGCCTGTAGAGCAGCTACTCAAAATTATTTGATCGTCAGAATAACTGGTATTTTTAACAGCTGATAGTACTCATATAGTATGATTATAAAAATCTCAGATTTTAAATTCAGATGAAAagtctcttcttttaaaaaggaatttatttcctCAGAGGATATAAAATTCCTTAGTGCTTTTGAACTTGACTGGTGATCCAATAATAATCTATTCTATTCAAAATTTTTGTACAGTACAGGAATTCTActggaaaatttcattttaaagaaccTCTCTATATAAATAAACTCAGTTATACTGCAGATCAAGCatgtatatttcatatatatatattttttaatatatgtgtgtgcgtgtgtatgtatgtacagtgATGCACAGTATTTCTCACTTTAAGATGACTGCTATAACACAGTCAAGTTCCCCCCCCAATCTCCTTACAATGCTCTACAAACAACAAGAGCACAATAAATGTTATTGATctctagaaaggaaaaaacactTGAACCAATATTAAAAACAGACAAGAATATCAAACTCCACtaggatatataataaataagttAGCACAGTTTCACAAGAAGTTAAGAAATCCTTCTTGGTCTCCCAGGCTTACAATAGTCACCTAAAATTCCTCATTATTGCTCACTTCTTAAATCCAAGCTGTTGTCAAGGCTTGTTGCTTTCACTTATATAGGACTTCTCAAATACAGCCCCATCTCTCGTCAGACACTGCCACTACTCTGGTGCAGGCCTTCATGAAAGGCAATCATGCCTTAATTAAAGCAACACCCTGTCTGTGAATCAGcatgcctcaagtctctctcctctccaattcatcctccatttagtcactaaaatgattttccaaaagcTCAGGTTTGATCATGTCAACCTCTCTTCACTCTCCCCCCTTTTCTCTATTcagcacccccccacacacacaccccttcttATTGCTcccaggagcaaatacaaaatgctttatcTGGCAATTAATCCAATTTGACAAATGGTAGAATAAATATTATTAGATCATATTGTTCCAAATACATGTCTAACTCCTGTCCCATGATAGCCGCAGTAAAAGGGGATCTCTTTTAGAGGAATATAATCATCAATTGCTTAAAATttcactaagactttggggatacCTTATATAAGTAGCAGAGCAGGTACCAATTTGAACCGATACAATAAATTATCTATAAtcaatgaatttctctttctcaaatGCCTAATTGTCAACAGTAAATTTAGAACATGGTCTAATAAGGATGAAATTGATTTGatgtaaataaaatgtatagggaagaaaaattagaaaagattcAACTTCATATATAACACTACCTATGAAGATGCTTCTTGGTGACACAGTTGTATTTTAAGGGAATCACCAATCTATAGTTGGAAGGtatgacctcagaggtcatttggtTCAACTCCTTTATCTTACccatgaagaaactaaagcttaCAGAAGTTAGATGACCTTCCTAGGACCACACAGCTGTTACCTGAAGGACAATTTGAACTTTGAGAGTCCAGAGCTTTATTCAATGCAGACCATGGATGGCCATAGTTCCAGAGTCACTAATCTAGACTATGCTGACTCTCAAACTGCAAAACTCTAGTTCTTTGGAAGATCTCGATCACCACATAATAGAACAACATAATCTGAATGATGAATTGACTGGCTTCTTGGTTGCTCCACAAACAAGACAGCATGCCTGAGATATTCTTCTTCCTCCATTCCACTACGTATCTCACTGAATTCTTTAAGCACCAATTAAATTCCACCATCTTCTACAGGGAGTCTCTGAATTTCAGTGCCTTCCTTCTGGTAATTATTTCCAACTTATCCTACAAGTAGTTCCCTGTGTAAACATAGGTTGGCATCTTGTCACCTCCATCAGGCAGAAGCTCCTTGACTATCTTCTGCTTGTTTTTGAATGCCCAGTCCTTAGCACTATGACTGGCAcaagcagacacttaataaaggtttactATTAGTTATACATGAACAAAGTCCCCTACGCCTCTCCCAAAAGGATGTAAGCTCCTTCAGaaagggatttttctttcttgtttcttcatcATTCCATAAAGCACCtggcaatcaatcaataaacatttattaagccctaatTTCTTTGTATGAGGCACTCTACTAGGGATATAAAGAGACAAaagcagtccctgctctcaaggaggttTTATTCCAACTGGCAAacattatatacataaatgtaagGTAGCTAGAACTAAGAGGGGAAGTCACTACTATTTGGGAGGATCAAAAAAGACTTGAGCTGAGCCATGAATGAAGGCAAATATGAGGAAGGGAGCTCACTGTACACATAGCGGACAGCAAGGACAAACACAACGAAATTGGAAATGGTATACCTTGTGTACAGAACAGCAATCCAGTCAGTAAGATTATACAGTGTAcatagggaggagggaaaaaataacCTTTGCCTAATGTGTTGGGAAAAATCCGAGGGGGTCAGATTGGAAGGACTATAAATGCAAAAAGTAgtgtttatatttgatcccaaagagtgtgtgtgtgtggggggggtaggtGAGAGAGAGGGTCAGAcaaactttaggaaaatccctttggcagctgaatggaaaCTGGATTGGAGTAAGGAAGAGATTTGAGGCTGGGTGTCCAATAAGGAGGTTGTTAAAATAGTGTAGAAAAGAGTTTATTAAGATCAGAATTAGACTGGTGATTGTAGTagtagagggaagagagaagcatatgtgaaatatattgtagaggaagaaataataagCTTTGGCAAATGATGATATGTTAAGTAAGACAAGGAATTAGGAGGTTTGAGGTTATAAGCCAATGCTTGATAATAATTGGGTAGTTTGGAAGAGGGAAgcatgagggagggaggaagataaATTCTTGGATGTGTTAAGTTTGAGACACCTAGTTTGAAAATTCTAATAGGGAACAGGTAATGGGCAGTCAGTACTGAAGCTCTGGAGAAGACTAGGGCTGGATAAGATGATTTGAGATTTAGCAGTATAGTTATGACATATGAACCTGATGAAGTTGGGAGTGAAGAATTCACCAAACAATGACCTTAAAGTTATGAGGGACATAAATTAGGCTTATTTCCTTCAAAAGAGTGGGCAGAGTTTTCTATGTGAAATCTCTCTCCCCAGGAGGAAATGGGGAGTGACTTAAAAAGGCAGGAGACTTCATGAAGTAGCTCATTATAGCCAAGTGCCTTAATTGGGAAATAGGGTATAAAGATGATTAATTTTTAACATAAGATTTTTCCT
This window harbors:
- the LRP12 gene encoding low-density lipoprotein receptor-related protein 12 isoform X2, with amino-acid sequence MAPRGSTKEPPGWRAARLLLLLLLLSVGACGETPEQIRGPSGIITSPGWPFEYPARINCSWYIRANPGEIITISFQDFDIQGSRRCNLDWLTIETFKNVESYRACGSTIPPPYISSQDHVWIKFHSDDSISRKGFRLAYFSGKSDEPNCACDQFRCGNGKCIPETWKCNNMDECGDNSDEEICAKEADSPTASSFQPCAYNQFQCLSRFTKVYTCLPESLKCDGNIDCLDLGDEIDCDVQTCGQWLKYFYGTFNSPNYPDFYPPGSNCTWLIDTGDHRKVILRFTDFKLDGTGYGDYVKIYDGLEENPHKLLRVLTAFDSHAPLTVVSSSGQIRVHFCADKVNAARGFNATYQVDGFCLPWEIPCGGNWGCYTEQQRCDGYWHCPNGRDEINCTMCQKEEFPCSRNGVCYPRSDRCNYQNHCPNGSDEKNCFFCQPGNFHCKNNRCVFESWVCDSQDDCGDGSDEENCPVIVPTRVITAAVIGSLICGLLLVIALGCTCKLYSLRMFERRSFETQLSRVEAELLRREAPPSYGQLIAQGLIPPVEDFPVCSPNQASVLENLRLAVRSQLGFTSIRLPITGRSSNIWNRIFNFARSRHSGSLALVSADGDDVSNQNSNREPERNTAHRNLFSVESDDTDTENERRDAAGAVGGVAAPLPQKVPPTAAIEATVGACGSSSQNGRGSSTDNGRETTSAEPPSVSPARHQLTSALSRVTQGLRWVRFTLGRSSSAHQNQSPLRQLDSGVSGREEDDDVEMLIPVSDAASDLEVNDSSRPLLDLPSDQGPGLRQPSTGGRPCNRDGPCEHCGIVHTAQIPDSCLEPVLKSETSDDEALLLC
- the LRP12 gene encoding low-density lipoprotein receptor-related protein 12 isoform X1 — translated: MAPRGSTKEPPGWRAARLLLLLLLLSVGGNGALAEHSENVHISGVSTACGETPEQIRGPSGIITSPGWPFEYPARINCSWYIRANPGEIITISFQDFDIQGSRRCNLDWLTIETFKNVESYRACGSTIPPPYISSQDHVWIKFHSDDSISRKGFRLAYFSGKSDEPNCACDQFRCGNGKCIPETWKCNNMDECGDNSDEEICAKEADSPTASSFQPCAYNQFQCLSRFTKVYTCLPESLKCDGNIDCLDLGDEIDCDVQTCGQWLKYFYGTFNSPNYPDFYPPGSNCTWLIDTGDHRKVILRFTDFKLDGTGYGDYVKIYDGLEENPHKLLRVLTAFDSHAPLTVVSSSGQIRVHFCADKVNAARGFNATYQVDGFCLPWEIPCGGNWGCYTEQQRCDGYWHCPNGRDEINCTMCQKEEFPCSRNGVCYPRSDRCNYQNHCPNGSDEKNCFFCQPGNFHCKNNRCVFESWVCDSQDDCGDGSDEENCPVIVPTRVITAAVIGSLICGLLLVIALGCTCKLYSLRMFERRSFETQLSRVEAELLRREAPPSYGQLIAQGLIPPVEDFPVCSPNQASVLENLRLAVRSQLGFTSIRLPITGRSSNIWNRIFNFARSRHSGSLALVSADGDDVSNQNSNREPERNTAHRNLFSVESDDTDTENERRDAAGAVGGVAAPLPQKVPPTAAIEATVGACGSSSQNGRGSSTDNGRETTSAEPPSVSPARHQLTSALSRVTQGLRWVRFTLGRSSSAHQNQSPLRQLDSGVSGREEDDDVEMLIPVSDAASDLEVNDSSRPLLDLPSDQGPGLRQPSTGGRPCNRDGPCEHCGIVHTAQIPDSCLEPVLKSETSDDEALLLC